One Kribbella sp. NBC_00662 genomic region harbors:
- a CDS encoding histone H1-like repetitive region-containing protein, whose product MPAKKAAAGKATAKKASPAKKTVAKKAPAKRTTTARKVSAAKKTATKKVSAAKKTAAKKTVAKKAPARKTTTAKKAVAKKAPAKKVTARKTVAKKAPAKRATAAKKTTAAKKTTAKRTTAAKKTTTAKKTVARKTAAKKAPAKRATAAKKAPAKTAAKKAPAKRVAAKKTAVRKTAAKKAPARKTAAKRVAR is encoded by the coding sequence GTGCCAGCCAAGAAGGCAGCCGCAGGGAAGGCGACAGCCAAAAAGGCTTCTCCCGCCAAGAAGACTGTCGCGAAGAAGGCCCCGGCGAAGCGGACGACAACCGCGCGCAAGGTCAGCGCAGCAAAGAAGACAGCGACGAAGAAGGTGAGTGCGGCCAAGAAGACCGCCGCTAAGAAGACGGTGGCGAAGAAGGCGCCGGCCCGCAAGACCACCACCGCCAAGAAGGCCGTTGCGAAGAAGGCCCCGGCGAAGAAGGTCACGGCCCGCAAGACCGTTGCGAAGAAGGCGCCGGCGAAGCGCGCTACTGCTGCCAAGAAGACGACGGCAGCGAAGAAGACGACGGCCAAGCGCACGACCGCCGCCAAGAAGACGACGACGGCGAAGAAGACCGTCGCGCGGAAGACGGCTGCGAAGAAGGCGCCGGCCAAGCGCGCCACCGCCGCCAAGAAGGCACCGGCGAAGACCGCTGCCAAGAAGGCGCCGGCGAAGCGCGTGGCGGCGAAGAAGACGGCGGTCCGGAAGACCGCCGCGAAGAAGGCCCCGGCTCGCAAGACCGCGGCCAAGCGGGTAGCCCGCTGA
- a CDS encoding helical backbone metal receptor gives MYDDLHNTVELPREVRRVVSIVPSLTESIAVTHPSLIVGATDWCTHPADLDVVRLRGTKNPDLDRIRELAPDVVVANAEENRAADLDALRAHGIALWVTAPTTVPESLDSLERMLSAIAGDVPAWLVRAREVWSTPYDGMRRRAVIPIWRRPWMALGRDTFAGDLLARIGVDNVLAHSGERYPRIDPDALPEYDIVVLPDEPYAFSPTDGPEAFGKPARCISGRHLTWYGPSLVEARELLTEQLA, from the coding sequence ATGTACGACGACCTCCACAACACCGTCGAACTGCCGCGCGAAGTACGTCGTGTGGTCAGCATCGTGCCGTCGTTGACGGAGTCGATCGCGGTCACACATCCGTCGTTGATCGTTGGTGCGACCGACTGGTGTACGCATCCCGCGGACCTCGATGTCGTCCGTCTTCGCGGTACCAAGAATCCCGATCTCGATCGCATCCGCGAACTCGCACCGGACGTCGTCGTCGCGAACGCCGAAGAGAATCGCGCGGCCGATCTCGACGCGTTGCGCGCGCACGGAATCGCGCTCTGGGTGACGGCGCCGACGACAGTGCCCGAATCACTCGACTCACTCGAACGCATGCTGTCCGCGATCGCCGGCGATGTGCCGGCCTGGTTGGTGCGAGCGCGCGAAGTGTGGAGTACGCCGTACGACGGAATGCGCCGGCGGGCCGTGATACCGATCTGGCGGCGACCGTGGATGGCGTTGGGACGGGACACGTTCGCGGGCGATCTACTCGCCCGGATCGGCGTCGACAACGTGCTCGCACATTCCGGCGAGCGTTATCCGAGGATCGATCCGGACGCGTTACCGGAGTACGACATCGTGGTGCTGCCGGACGAGCCTTATGCCTTTTCCCCGACCGATGGTCCGGAGGCGTTCGGCAAACCTGCACGCTGTATCTCGGGCCGCCATCTCACCTGGTACGGGCCGTCGCTCGTCGAAGCGCGCGAGCTGCTGACCGAGCAGCTGGCGTGA
- a CDS encoding NUDIX hydrolase, whose product MSESELPPPGTVRRRTTARVLPVRPDGKVLLLHGWDPLKPQTPYWFTIGGGVEAGETVGEAASRELREEVGIVLPADALGTPVATNTIEFEWGGCRIIQHQTFFAVAVERVDVTFANQEELELQTISKHGWWYGDDLEATGQAAHVTIPGLLREAADAITLRRAS is encoded by the coding sequence GTGAGCGAATCCGAGCTGCCACCACCAGGAACGGTCCGACGCCGTACGACGGCCCGCGTGCTGCCGGTGCGCCCGGACGGCAAGGTGCTGCTGCTGCACGGCTGGGATCCGCTGAAACCACAGACGCCGTACTGGTTCACGATCGGCGGCGGCGTCGAAGCCGGTGAGACCGTCGGCGAAGCGGCCAGCCGCGAACTACGCGAAGAGGTCGGCATCGTGCTGCCCGCCGACGCGCTCGGTACGCCGGTGGCGACGAACACGATCGAGTTCGAGTGGGGCGGGTGCCGGATCATCCAGCACCAGACCTTCTTCGCGGTCGCGGTGGAGCGCGTCGACGTGACGTTCGCGAACCAGGAGGAGCTCGAGCTGCAGACCATCAGCAAACACGGCTGGTGGTACGGCGACGACCTCGAGGCGACCGGTCAGGCCGCGCACGTGACGATCCCCGGTCTGCTGCGAGAGGCGGCCGACGCGATCACGCTGCGGCGAGCGTCCTAG
- a CDS encoding aldo/keto reductase, producing MASIGLGLAALGRPGYINLGHDEDLPPGRAVEDLRVRTHELLEQAWWAGVRYFDAARSYGLAEQFLGEWLTPERRAQLTIGSKWGYTYVGGWRTDAATHEVKDHGLATFERQWPETLQALGGPPDFYLVHSLTADSPALDDKRLLDRLTELADSGVRVGLSTSGPRQSETLRKAIDLGTPFSAVQATWNVLEPSAGAALAEAHEAGWFVVVKEAVANGRLTSHAGETPFNEFARQHGTAPDALAIGAAVAQPWADIVLSGATTASQLASNLAYRVDGPLTEFIQQPEEYWTERSGLPWI from the coding sequence ATGGCGAGTATCGGTCTTGGGCTGGCGGCGTTGGGGCGTCCGGGGTACATCAACCTCGGGCACGACGAGGATCTCCCGCCGGGTCGGGCGGTCGAGGATCTTCGGGTCCGAACGCACGAGCTGCTCGAGCAGGCTTGGTGGGCCGGTGTTCGGTATTTCGACGCCGCGCGTTCCTACGGTCTTGCCGAGCAGTTCCTCGGCGAGTGGCTGACGCCGGAGCGCCGTGCCCAACTCACGATCGGTTCGAAGTGGGGCTACACGTACGTCGGTGGCTGGCGTACCGACGCGGCCACGCACGAGGTCAAGGACCACGGCCTCGCCACGTTCGAACGGCAATGGCCCGAAACCCTTCAAGCGCTTGGTGGACCGCCGGACTTCTACCTCGTCCACAGTCTGACCGCCGACAGTCCCGCGCTCGACGACAAGCGCCTACTCGATCGCCTCACCGAGCTCGCCGACTCCGGCGTCCGCGTCGGACTGTCCACGAGCGGCCCACGCCAGTCCGAGACGCTCCGCAAGGCAATCGATCTAGGTACGCCGTTCTCCGCCGTACAGGCGACCTGGAACGTGCTGGAGCCTTCCGCCGGTGCTGCACTGGCCGAGGCGCATGAAGCCGGCTGGTTCGTCGTCGTCAAGGAGGCGGTCGCGAACGGGCGCCTCACCAGTCACGCCGGTGAGACGCCCTTCAACGAGTTCGCGCGCCAGCACGGCACTGCTCCCGACGCGCTGGCGATCGGTGCAGCCGTGGCTCAACCGTGGGCGGACATCGTCCTCAGCGGAGCCACGACTGCTTCCCAACTGGCGAGCAATCTCGCCTATCGAGTTGACGGACCGTTGACCGAGTTCATCCAGCAGCCCGAGGAGTACTGGACCGAACGCTCGGGCCTACCGTGGATCTGA
- a CDS encoding alpha/beta hydrolase, whose amino-acid sequence MRIRRLIVAAGVSFALVGGVISSIPAASAVPSNQSNSKPASYTPPPVQWSACTNPTLASRGAQCGFVVVPLDYDRPGGTKIKLAVSRVLHKTPDAQAQGPMLVNPGGPGGSGLIYAIFGEFVPNGAGDAYDWIGFDPRGVGSSQPALSCIPDYAGYNRPLYVPVTPKLEQVWINRSKAYAKACNSAQHALLGHLTTLDSVRDMESIRKALGAPQINYYGFSYGTYLGQVYGTLYPNRFRRVIFDGVVNATRVWYKANLDQDIAFNKSVKVFFAYVAAHDSVWHLGTTERVVEARYYAEMRKLIGHPADGKIGPDEWNDIFTQAAYYVYGWVDVASAFSEWVHNRNAAPLVDLYGSPPFDDNGYAVYLGVSCTDAKWPTNWNTWRRDNWSIYAKAPFLTWNNAWFNAPCAFWPAKAGNPVKVDGRRVKGALLINETLDAATPYSGALQTRKTFPHAVLIEGVGGTTHAGSLSGVTCTDDRIVAYLQTGALPARLPGNQSDVKCPPVPAPQPDAALTSAAKASSGASALRQELRSTVGPSVRSSTPRAAG is encoded by the coding sequence ATGAGAATTCGTCGATTGATTGTTGCCGCAGGCGTCTCGTTCGCACTGGTCGGTGGAGTGATCAGCTCCATTCCGGCGGCGAGCGCCGTACCGTCCAACCAGTCCAACTCGAAGCCGGCGAGCTATACGCCACCGCCGGTGCAATGGAGCGCCTGCACAAATCCGACGCTCGCGAGCCGGGGCGCACAATGCGGGTTCGTCGTGGTGCCGCTGGACTACGACCGCCCGGGTGGAACGAAGATCAAACTGGCGGTGTCGCGGGTCCTGCACAAGACGCCCGATGCGCAGGCGCAGGGTCCGATGCTGGTGAATCCGGGTGGACCGGGCGGTTCCGGATTGATCTATGCGATCTTCGGTGAGTTCGTGCCGAACGGCGCGGGCGATGCGTACGACTGGATCGGTTTCGATCCGCGCGGTGTCGGTTCGAGCCAGCCCGCACTGAGCTGCATCCCGGACTACGCCGGTTACAACCGCCCGCTGTACGTCCCGGTGACGCCGAAGCTCGAGCAGGTCTGGATCAACCGCTCGAAGGCGTACGCGAAGGCGTGCAACAGCGCCCAGCACGCGCTGCTCGGTCACCTGACCACGCTCGACTCGGTCCGCGACATGGAGAGCATCCGCAAGGCGCTCGGCGCACCGCAGATCAACTACTACGGCTTCTCGTACGGCACGTACCTCGGCCAGGTCTACGGCACGCTCTACCCGAACCGCTTCCGTCGCGTCATCTTCGACGGCGTCGTCAACGCGACGCGCGTCTGGTACAAGGCCAACCTCGACCAGGACATCGCGTTCAACAAGAGCGTCAAGGTGTTCTTCGCGTACGTCGCCGCGCACGACTCGGTCTGGCATCTCGGCACGACCGAACGTGTCGTCGAAGCCCGCTATTACGCCGAAATGCGCAAACTCATCGGCCATCCCGCCGACGGCAAGATCGGTCCGGACGAGTGGAACGACATCTTCACCCAGGCCGCGTACTACGTGTACGGCTGGGTCGACGTGGCGAGCGCGTTCTCCGAGTGGGTCCACAACCGCAACGCCGCTCCCCTGGTCGACCTGTACGGCTCCCCGCCGTTCGACGACAACGGGTACGCCGTCTACCTCGGCGTGTCCTGCACCGACGCCAAGTGGCCGACCAACTGGAACACCTGGCGCCGTGACAACTGGAGCATCTACGCCAAGGCGCCGTTCCTGACCTGGAACAACGCATGGTTCAACGCACCGTGCGCCTTCTGGCCGGCGAAGGCCGGCAACCCGGTGAAGGTCGACGGCCGTCGGGTGAAGGGCGCCCTGCTGATCAACGAGACGCTCGACGCGGCAACGCCGTACTCGGGTGCCTTGCAGACCCGCAAGACGTTCCCGCACGCGGTGCTCATCGAGGGCGTCGGCGGTACGACGCACGCCGGTTCGCTGTCCGGTGTGACGTGTACTGATGACCGGATCGTGGCCTACCTGCAGACGGGTGCGCTACCGGCTCGCCTGCCGGGCAACCAGTCCGACGTCAAGTGCCCGCCGGTGCCGGCTCCGCAGCCGGACGCCGCGCTCACGTCGGCGGCGAAGGCCAGCTCGGGTGCGAGTGCCCTCCGGCAGGAGCTCAGATCCACGGTAGGCCCGAGCGTTCGGTCCAGTACTCCTCGGGCTGCTGGATGA